Proteins from a single region of Actinomycetota bacterium:
- a CDS encoding transglycosylase domain-containing protein translates to MRRPHKILLALILLLALVGASCARLTDQLADLPKLQRKDLRFTLAQSSKVYDANGGLITTLHKTENRTVIPLSRIPKRVRDAVIAIEDERFYEHQGVDLRAVLRALLANAQSGEIKEGGSTITQQLVKNLIIAPGAIADKTLERKITEAALSRQLEKKLTKKEILESYLNTVYFGNGAYGVQEAARTYFGRTAARLSLAEAATLAGLIQAPEDYDPYDDAKAATERRDLVLTKMEQLGWASPKKVERAKKENLKLQKASKKDRYPAAYFMDYVQRLITYDPRFEAVGETISERTKRLFKGGLRIHTTVDLDMQAAAEKAVASVLSYEGDPAGSLVAIDPKTGHVKAMVGGRDYFATPKEDPRAKLNLAIVNEPGLGRVKDVEDPPDENDVELRAPGTGRQAGSAFKVFALAAAIEKGIPLAKTYQAGSEVVFPGLGENGTDYKVQNYEGGSFGSSLSLLDATVNSVNVVYAQLVIDDIGEEAVTDVAERMGISGYDPLLAVPSAVLGTNVVNPLDMASAYGTLAANGTHHPPVAITKITAPDGEVIYKDETEPEEALEPAAAYIATTALQQVIERGTGATYGDIGRPAAGKTGTAQEYRDAWFVGYTPDLVASVWVGYPEGSIEMKPDCTYSTQPCKPTRTITSGGVTGGSFPTQIWAAFMLQALSDVPASQFVAPEAGTVTVKIDSRTGCLATKLTPEQFVTEATFAEGTEPEESCPYEGEDTEVPDVVGFPADAAEGIVERAGFTVVRQAVGSSSYPPGTVVAQTPSGGSTATEGSTVTLSVATPGASGGGGATAVPDVLGQSESSAESELHAAGYDVRVVYQSESSPGQARKNRGKVWKQSPPSGTSAEPGSLVTIWVNP, encoded by the coding sequence ATGCGGCGCCCTCACAAGATCCTGCTCGCCCTGATCCTCCTCCTCGCTCTGGTAGGAGCGTCATGCGCGCGCTTGACCGACCAGCTCGCCGACCTCCCGAAGCTCCAGCGGAAGGATCTGCGGTTCACCCTCGCCCAGTCCTCCAAGGTCTATGACGCGAACGGGGGGCTGATCACCACCCTTCACAAGACCGAGAACCGCACCGTGATCCCCCTGTCCCGGATCCCGAAGCGCGTGCGAGACGCCGTGATCGCGATCGAAGACGAGCGCTTCTACGAGCACCAGGGGGTTGACCTTCGGGCGGTGCTTCGCGCTCTGCTCGCGAACGCGCAGAGCGGAGAGATCAAGGAGGGCGGGTCCACGATCACTCAGCAGCTGGTCAAGAACCTGATCATCGCCCCCGGAGCGATCGCCGACAAGACGCTCGAGCGGAAGATCACCGAAGCGGCCCTCTCGCGGCAACTGGAGAAGAAGCTCACGAAGAAGGAGATCCTGGAGAGCTACCTCAACACCGTCTACTTCGGCAACGGCGCCTACGGGGTCCAAGAGGCGGCAAGGACCTACTTCGGGCGCACCGCGGCGAGGCTGAGCCTCGCCGAAGCGGCGACGTTAGCTGGACTCATACAAGCGCCCGAGGACTACGACCCGTACGACGATGCGAAGGCGGCGACCGAGCGGCGAGATCTCGTGCTCACGAAGATGGAGCAACTGGGATGGGCGAGCCCGAAGAAAGTCGAGCGGGCGAAGAAGGAGAATCTAAAGCTTCAAAAGGCGTCGAAAAAGGACCGTTATCCCGCCGCCTACTTCATGGACTACGTCCAGCGGCTGATCACGTACGACCCGCGCTTCGAAGCCGTCGGCGAGACCATCTCCGAAAGGACGAAGCGCCTCTTCAAGGGCGGATTGCGCATCCACACCACGGTCGACCTGGACATGCAGGCTGCAGCGGAAAAGGCCGTGGCGTCCGTTCTTTCGTACGAGGGGGACCCGGCGGGGTCGCTCGTGGCTATCGATCCGAAGACGGGCCACGTGAAGGCCATGGTCGGGGGCCGCGACTACTTCGCCACCCCGAAGGAGGATCCGCGCGCCAAGCTGAACCTCGCGATCGTGAACGAGCCTGGCCTCGGCCGAGTGAAAGACGTAGAAGACCCGCCGGACGAGAACGACGTAGAACTGCGCGCACCGGGAACCGGGCGTCAAGCCGGGTCCGCCTTCAAGGTCTTCGCTCTCGCCGCCGCAATCGAAAAGGGGATCCCGCTTGCGAAGACGTATCAGGCGGGCTCCGAGGTCGTCTTCCCCGGACTCGGCGAGAACGGCACCGACTACAAGGTCCAGAACTACGAGGGCGGGAGCTTCGGCAGCAGCCTGTCGCTCCTGGACGCGACGGTCAACAGCGTGAACGTCGTGTACGCCCAGTTGGTCATCGACGACATCGGCGAGGAGGCCGTCACGGACGTCGCCGAACGGATGGGGATCAGTGGTTACGACCCGCTCCTCGCGGTCCCGTCGGCCGTCCTCGGCACGAACGTCGTCAACCCGTTGGACATGGCGTCCGCATACGGGACCCTCGCAGCCAACGGCACGCACCATCCACCGGTCGCCATCACGAAGATCACGGCTCCCGACGGCGAGGTGATCTACAAGGACGAGACCGAACCCGAGGAAGCGCTCGAGCCCGCCGCCGCGTACATCGCGACGACCGCTCTTCAACAGGTGATCGAGCGCGGAACGGGTGCGACCTATGGCGACATCGGCCGTCCCGCCGCCGGAAAGACCGGAACCGCACAGGAGTATCGCGACGCATGGTTCGTCGGCTACACGCCGGATCTCGTCGCGTCCGTGTGGGTCGGTTATCCCGAGGGCTCGATCGAGATGAAACCGGACTGCACCTACTCGACGCAGCCGTGCAAACCCACGCGCACGATCACGTCCGGAGGCGTCACGGGCGGCTCGTTCCCGACGCAGATCTGGGCTGCGTTCATGTTGCAGGCCCTTTCAGATGTTCCCGCGTCGCAGTTCGTCGCTCCTGAGGCCGGCACGGTCACGGTAAAGATCGATTCGCGCACCGGCTGCCTGGCGACGAAGCTGACACCCGAGCAGTTCGTCACGGAGGCGACCTTCGCCGAGGGGACGGAGCCCGAGGAGTCCTGTCCTTACGAGGGCGAGGACACGGAGGTACCGGACGTGGTGGGCTTCCCCGCCGACGCGGCCGAGGGCATCGTGGAGCGCGCGGGGTTCACAGTGGTCCGTCAGGCGGTGGGAAGCTCGAGCTACCCACCCGGAACGGTGGTCGCACAGACCCCGAGCGGCGGATCTACAGCTACGGAAGGCTCCACGGTCACGCTTTCGGTAGCGACTCCCGGAGCGAGTGGCGGCGGCGGGGCGACCGCCGTGCCCGACGTTCTGGGACAGTCCGAGTCGTCCGCGGAGTCCGAGCTGCACGCGGCGGGGTACGACGTTCGCGTCGTCTACCAGAGCGAATCGAGTCCAGGCCAGGCGAGGAAGAACCGGGGCAAGGTCTGGAAGCAGTCGCCTCCCTCCGGGACCTCGGCCGAACCCGGCTCGCTCGTGACGATCTGGGTGAATCCCTAG
- the tyrS gene encoding tyrosine--tRNA ligase, with product MAAREDSQLDVLIRRTEHVVPGEELAERLEAGRPLRVKLGLDPTARDVTLGWAVPLRKLRDFQDLGHTAVLIVGDFTARIGDPSGKSDTRPQLTKEEVQANAESCVASLMNILSPDNLEVRYNSEWLEPMDMTDILRLTARYTVAKMLERDDFAKRYKDNRPISLVEFMYPLLQGYDSVAVQADVELGGTDQLFNLLVGRDLQRAYGQQPQIAMTLPLLEGLDGVQKMSQSLKNYVSIREQPDVMFGQLMSIPDALVPRYAVLATDMAPDEVADVETAVRLGGPDAGRAKRLVAGRVVAIYHDEAAAAAAETAFDRQFKEHRAPEEVPEAELPPDSIDGEIVYLPRVLAELGLAASRGEARRLLTQGGVRINGEQTRGEEFPLSELKGALVQVGKRRFVKVI from the coding sequence ATGGCGGCGCGAGAGGACAGCCAGCTCGACGTCCTCATCAGAAGGACGGAGCACGTGGTGCCGGGCGAGGAGCTCGCCGAGCGGCTCGAAGCAGGACGACCGTTGAGGGTGAAGCTCGGGCTCGACCCTACGGCGCGCGATGTGACGCTGGGGTGGGCCGTCCCCTTGCGGAAGCTGCGCGACTTCCAGGACCTCGGGCACACCGCGGTCCTGATCGTCGGTGACTTCACGGCTCGGATCGGGGATCCCTCGGGCAAGTCCGACACGCGGCCACAGCTAACCAAAGAAGAGGTGCAGGCGAACGCGGAGTCCTGCGTCGCATCCTTGATGAACATCCTGAGCCCCGACAACCTCGAGGTCCGCTACAACTCTGAGTGGCTCGAGCCGATGGACATGACCGACATCCTGCGGCTGACCGCGAGGTACACGGTGGCCAAGATGCTCGAGCGCGACGACTTCGCCAAGCGGTACAAGGACAACCGCCCCATCTCGCTCGTCGAGTTCATGTATCCCTTGCTTCAGGGATACGACTCTGTTGCGGTCCAGGCGGACGTAGAGCTGGGCGGCACCGATCAGCTGTTCAACCTGTTGGTGGGGCGGGACCTACAGCGCGCCTACGGGCAGCAGCCGCAGATAGCGATGACGCTTCCCCTGCTCGAGGGGCTAGATGGCGTCCAGAAGATGTCGCAGTCGCTGAAGAACTACGTCTCCATACGCGAGCAGCCGGACGTCATGTTCGGTCAGCTGATGAGCATCCCGGACGCGCTCGTCCCGCGTTATGCGGTCCTCGCAACGGACATGGCTCCCGACGAGGTGGCGGACGTCGAGACCGCCGTTCGCCTCGGGGGGCCCGATGCCGGGCGCGCAAAGCGCCTGGTGGCGGGGCGTGTGGTGGCGATCTACCACGACGAGGCCGCCGCCGCTGCCGCCGAAACAGCCTTCGACCGCCAGTTCAAGGAGCACCGGGCACCGGAGGAGGTTCCGGAGGCGGAGCTTCCCCCGGATTCGATCGACGGTGAGATCGTGTACCTCCCGCGGGTCCTCGCCGAGCTCGGGCTGGCGGCGTCTCGAGGTGAGGCCCGCCGGCTGCTGACGCAGGGTGGCGTCCGGATCAACGGTGAGCAGACGAGAGGCGAGGAGTTCCCCTTGTCCGAGCTGAAAGGCGCCCTCGTGCAGGTCGGAAAACGGCGTTTCGTAAAGGTGATCTAG
- a CDS encoding type IV pilus twitching motility protein PilT, whose amino-acid sequence MPVPAGGAQPQAAQQPQAAQQSQAPEQSQAPEPRVEPAAELPPLKRTGNGDQATVEDLLRYIVEVKASDLHVKAGSPPTIRTSGLLQPLDYPTINPDHANQMAMALLTTDKERATLEKTGEVDFAYSMPRLGRFRVNVHRQRGSLGVAARRILPGAPDFGQLQLPPVVEQLAKEHRGLVLVTGPTSSGKTTTCGAILKFINETRRCHIVTIEDPIEILHADAMSVVTQREVGQDTMGFHAALRAAMRQDPDVIFVGEIRDLETISAALQAAETGHLVLATLHTTDVVETVNRIVDFFPSHQQKQVRSALAASLVGVMTQRLLPKVGGGRAPALEIMVNNGRIRDCIMDGDRTHEIHEIVGESGFYGMQTFNQSLIGLFQSGQVTLEDAKSATSNPHDFELALQRAGLLSV is encoded by the coding sequence GTGCCGGTCCCTGCTGGTGGCGCGCAACCTCAGGCTGCCCAGCAACCTCAGGCTGCCCAGCAATCTCAGGCTCCCGAGCAATCTCAGGCTCCCGAGCCGCGCGTCGAGCCGGCGGCGGAGCTCCCTCCGCTGAAGCGGACGGGCAACGGGGATCAGGCGACGGTTGAGGATCTTCTGCGTTACATCGTCGAGGTGAAGGCATCGGACCTGCACGTGAAGGCGGGGTCTCCGCCAACCATCCGGACCAGCGGGCTCCTGCAACCGTTGGACTACCCAACGATCAACCCAGACCACGCGAACCAGATGGCGATGGCGCTTCTGACGACGGACAAGGAGCGCGCGACGCTCGAGAAAACCGGAGAGGTGGACTTCGCTTACTCGATGCCCCGCCTCGGTCGCTTCCGCGTCAACGTGCATCGCCAGCGGGGATCCCTCGGCGTGGCCGCCAGGCGGATCTTGCCCGGCGCGCCCGACTTCGGTCAGTTGCAGCTTCCACCGGTGGTGGAGCAGCTTGCGAAGGAACACCGGGGCCTCGTGCTGGTGACCGGCCCGACCTCGTCCGGGAAGACCACGACCTGCGGAGCCATACTGAAGTTCATCAACGAGACGCGCCGCTGCCACATCGTCACGATCGAAGACCCGATCGAGATCCTCCATGCGGACGCGATGTCCGTAGTGACGCAGCGGGAGGTCGGTCAAGACACGATGGGCTTCCACGCAGCTTTGCGCGCTGCGATGCGCCAGGACCCTGATGTCATCTTCGTCGGTGAGATCCGGGACCTCGAGACGATCAGCGCTGCGTTACAGGCAGCGGAGACCGGGCACCTCGTTCTTGCCACACTCCACACGACCGATGTGGTCGAGACGGTCAACCGGATCGTCGACTTCTTTCCGTCGCATCAGCAGAAGCAGGTGCGATCGGCGCTCGCCGCTTCGTTGGTCGGCGTCATGACGCAGCGATTGTTGCCGAAGGTGGGAGGCGGCCGAGCGCCGGCTTTGGAGATCATGGTCAACAACGGCCGCATCCGCGACTGCATCATGGACGGCGACCGCACGCACGAGATCCACGAGATCGTCGGGGAATCGGGCTTCTACGGGATGCAGACCTTCAACCAATCGCTCATCGGCCTGTTCCAGTCGGGTCAGGTGACGCTCGAGGATGCGAAGTCGGCGACGAGCAATCCGCACGACTTCGAGTTGGCGCTCCAGCGGGCCGGTCTTCTGTCCGTCTAG
- a CDS encoding LysM peptidoglycan-binding domain-containing protein — protein sequence MQRHPSGKGQRPCTGTHRVRRGETLWGIADAVTDAPDASAVLAATREIYATNRETVGDDPNLILPGQILALPSDCDR from the coding sequence ATGCAGCGGCATCCATCGGGCAAGGGGCAGCGCCCGTGCACCGGTACGCACAGGGTCCGGCGAGGCGAAACCCTGTGGGGGATCGCAGACGCGGTCACCGACGCTCCCGATGCATCCGCCGTACTCGCGGCAACGCGCGAGATCTACGCCACCAACAGGGAAACCGTTGGTGACGACCCGAACTTGATCCTCCCCGGCCAGATCCTCGCGCTGCCGAGCGACTGCGACCGGTGA
- a CDS encoding helix-turn-helix domain-containing protein — MAIYLSVSVPQVYSLVRSGELPAIKIGGRGVWRVDRRQLDEYIERLHEQTQEWARAHPLNPRERA, encoded by the coding sequence GTGGCCATCTATCTGAGCGTTAGCGTCCCCCAGGTGTACTCGCTCGTCCGTTCCGGGGAGCTTCCGGCCATCAAGATCGGGGGCCGAGGTGTGTGGCGCGTCGACCGAAGGCAGCTGGACGAATACATCGAGCGGCTCCACGAGCAGACGCAGGAATGGGCACGGGCTCACCCCCTCAACCCCCGGGAACGAGCGTGA